The following is a genomic window from Sinorhizobium fredii NGR234.
CGACTTGATCTCGAGGTCGACCCCCTTGATGACCTCGAAACCGCCATAAGACTTGCGGACGCCGTTGAGTTGCAATTCGCTCATACGCGCGCCGCTCCTTCGGATGTGGCGGAAAGGTCGAGTTTCGTTGTGCCGACACGCGACGAGGTGACGGTGACGGAAATGTTGCCCGCGGCACCCGTCGATCCCAGCCAGAAGCCGGTCGAGCCGCCCTGGAAGACGAGCCGGTTTGGGCCGATGAGCCGCGCCGGACCCTCAACCGCGATATCGACGGCATCATTGAGGAACGGCAGGACGTTGCCGACCTGGTCGAGAGCGCGGACGACGACGCGGACGCTGTCGCGCCCCTCGGCCCTGAGCGTCTTGCTGTCGGCCTCGACTTCGAGCGTCGTCGGCAGCGGATCGGCGACCATCCGGAGATGGGCGACCGCCTTGCCGCCGATGAAGCCGGTGAATTCCGCGCTTTCCCACTTCATCCCCCAGACGCCGAGCTCGTCCTTGGTGAAGTGGCGGTGGTCGATGACGACAGGGGCGTGCGGCAGGTGCGGGAAGGTCTCGCGGTCCGGACCGACGCGCTTCGTCAGCGAGCCGTATTTCAATTCGATCTCGTCGCAATTGGTGAGTACGATCAAGGGCAGCACGCCGCCGATATTGCGCTCGCCACGCGCCCAGAAGGTGACCGGCTTCATCACCACTTCCTCAGACGGCGCGCATTGGCTGGCATAGACGTAAGCGGCGAATTTCGGTTCGCGGAACATGTCCATGACGCCGTGATAGCAGATTCGGTCGCCGGAGCCGAAATCCTTGTGGGTGTTATAGTCGAACATGCACCAGCCGATCGCGCCGGAGATGCTCGGATCGCCATGCGCGGCGTTCAGCACCTCGAGGTGCCGGCGGACGTGCTCGGCCTGCCGCTGCTCCTGGTCGTAGATCTTCGTCGGATACATGTGGCCGCCGAATTCGGTGATGAGATAGGGCACCTTGCGGGAAAGCCCTGTGCATTCCTGCTGCGGGCGGAGGGCCGTGCGCGGCCGGTTGGAGCCGGGCAGTTCCTCGTTGCCAAGGATGAAGTCGTTCATCGTGTAGACGTCTTCGAGGAATTCGCTGTCGGTGATGTAGCGCACGCCGCCGGTCTGCCGGGTGGGGTCGAGCTCGCGGGCGAGCCGGTTCGTCTCGACATAGAAATCATGCGAATCCTGCGACTCGTTGATCCTGACGCCCCAGATGACGATCGACGGATGGTTCCAGTCACGCTCGATCATGCGGGCCACGTTCTGGATCGCTTCCTGTTTCCAGGCCTCGCCACCGATGTGCTGCCAGCCGGGGATCTCCTCGAAGACGAGCAGGCCGATGCGGTCGCAATGGTCGAGGAACCATTTCGATTGCGGGTAGTGCGAGGTGCGGACGAGATTGCAGTGAAGCTTGTGCTTCAAGAGTTCCGCATCGCGCTCCTGCGCGCTGCGCCCCATCGCATAGCCGACATAGGGAAAGGCCTGGTGGCGGTTGAGGCCGCGGATCTTCAGCGGCCGGCCGTTAAGCCGGAAGCCGTCGACCGTGAACTCCGCGGTGCGGAAGCCGAAATGGGATGCAAGCCGGTCGCGGCCGTGATCGGTGCGGAGCTGGACGTCCACCTGATAGAGCACCGGAGCGTCGATGTCCCAGAGCGACAGGCCCTTGAGGCCGGTCATATCGAGGGTGACACTTTCGCCGCTCGTCTCGCCGACCGCCTCGGCAAGGACCTCGCCATTGGCGTCTCTGAGGAGCGCCGTCACCGTGCCGGCAACGGCGAGGCCCTGCGGATTGGCGAGGTCGCAACGAACGCTGACGGATTTGGTGTCGCTCAGAACGTCGCGGGGCTCGATCTTGATATTGGCGATCGCGACCGGGTCGGTGATTTTCAGCCAGACGTCGCGATAGATGCCGGCATAGGTGAGATAGTCGATGCGGCCGCCGAAGGGCGGAATTTCCGGGTTCTCGCTGCCGTCGATCTTGACGGTGATCAGGTTGTCGCTCTCGCGGAGCCGGCCGGTCAGGCGCGCCTCGAACGGGGTATAGCCGTCCTTGTGGGCGATGATCTCCTCGCCGTTCAAGTAGACGACGGCATCGGCCATCGCCGCGTCGAAGACGATCGAGATTTCGCGGCCGGCGAAGTCCGGACGCCAGGCGATGACCTTCTGATAGGTGAAGGCGCGCTGATACGAGGTCTCGTCGAAATAGTTGAAGGGCAGCTCGACCGCATTGTGCGGCAGGCTGACCGGATCACCGGCTTGCAGCATGCCGGCATCGGCGGCGTTGAAGCCTTCGGAAAAGACCCATGAATCGTTGAATGAAGTGACAGAGCGCATCATCGTTCCTATTTGACTGAGCCCAGCATGCCCTGGACGAACTGGCGTTGCATGAAGAAGAAGACGGCAAGCGTCGGCAGCGTCGCCAGGATGGTGCCAACCATCACCACGCCGTAGTCGGGGTAATAGGCCGAGGCGAGCGACGAGATGACCAGCGTGATCGTCTTCGTCTCGTTCGACTGCAGCACGATCAGCGGCCAGAGATAGTTATTCCAGGCGGTCATGAAGACGATGATGAAGGCCGCCGCATAGGTGGAGCGCATCACCGGCACATAGATGTAGAAGAAGATCTGCCACTCTTTCAGGCCGTCGACTTTCGCGGCGTCGCGCAATTCCGAGGGGAACGCCTTCGTGCTTTGGCGGAAGTAGAAGACGATGAAGGCCGAGCCGATCGTCGGAAGCACGACGGCGATATGCGTGTTGATGAGGCCCATCTTGCCCATCATGATGAACAGCGGGATCATCAGCGCCGCAAAGGGGATCATCAGCGTCAGCAGCATGGCCCGGTAAAGGCGCTCGCGGTGGCGCGAGCGGAAGATCTCGAAGCCGTAGCCGGCGAGCGACGAGACGGCCAGTGTGAGCACGGTCGCGAAGATGGTGACCTTCGCCGAATTCCAGAACACCAGCGGCAGATTCACCAGTGTGAAGAAGTTGGCGATATTCGTCGTCAGCGCCTCGCCGGGCAGCAGCCGGCCCTTGATGATATCGATCGACGAATTGGTCGCCCCGAGCGCCATCCAGATGAAGGGGAAGATGGAGAGGAAGGCCATAAGCCCGACGAAACCATAGGTGAGGACGGCAGACGCGATATTTGAGGGGTTGGTTCTCATTTCTCGCGCTCCCTTGCCAGGAAGAACTGCAGGAAAGCGAGCAGCGCCACGAGCACGACGATAACGTAGGAGACCGTCGCCGCATAGCCGAAATTCGGCATGAAGCGGAAAGTCAGGTTGTAGATATAGAGTGACAGCGTCAGCGTCGCATTCGACGGCCCGCCCTTGCCCTCGGTCAGATTGTAGACCTCGTCGAAGAGCTGCAGCGTGC
Proteins encoded in this region:
- a CDS encoding glycoside hydrolase family 2 protein produces the protein MRSVTSFNDSWVFSEGFNAADAGMLQAGDPVSLPHNAVELPFNYFDETSYQRAFTYQKVIAWRPDFAGREISIVFDAAMADAVVYLNGEEIIAHKDGYTPFEARLTGRLRESDNLITVKIDGSENPEIPPFGGRIDYLTYAGIYRDVWLKITDPVAIANIKIEPRDVLSDTKSVSVRCDLANPQGLAVAGTVTALLRDANGEVLAEAVGETSGESVTLDMTGLKGLSLWDIDAPVLYQVDVQLRTDHGRDRLASHFGFRTAEFTVDGFRLNGRPLKIRGLNRHQAFPYVGYAMGRSAQERDAELLKHKLHCNLVRTSHYPQSKWFLDHCDRIGLLVFEEIPGWQHIGGEAWKQEAIQNVARMIERDWNHPSIVIWGVRINESQDSHDFYVETNRLARELDPTRQTGGVRYITDSEFLEDVYTMNDFILGNEELPGSNRPRTALRPQQECTGLSRKVPYLITEFGGHMYPTKIYDQEQRQAEHVRRHLEVLNAAHGDPSISGAIGWCMFDYNTHKDFGSGDRICYHGVMDMFREPKFAAYVYASQCAPSEEVVMKPVTFWARGERNIGGVLPLIVLTNCDEIELKYGSLTKRVGPDRETFPHLPHAPVVIDHRHFTKDELGVWGMKWESAEFTGFIGGKAVAHLRMVADPLPTTLEVEADSKTLRAEGRDSVRVVVRALDQVGNVLPFLNDAVDIAVEGPARLIGPNRLVFQGGSTGFWLGSTGAAGNISVTVTSSRVGTTKLDLSATSEGAARV
- a CDS encoding carbohydrate ABC transporter permease; amino-acid sequence: MRTNPSNIASAVLTYGFVGLMAFLSIFPFIWMALGATNSSIDIIKGRLLPGEALTTNIANFFTLVNLPLVFWNSAKVTIFATVLTLAVSSLAGYGFEIFRSRHRERLYRAMLLTLMIPFAALMIPLFIMMGKMGLINTHIAVVLPTIGSAFIVFYFRQSTKAFPSELRDAAKVDGLKEWQIFFYIYVPVMRSTYAAAFIIVFMTAWNNYLWPLIVLQSNETKTITLVISSLASAYYPDYGVVMVGTILATLPTLAVFFFMQRQFVQGMLGSVK